The window TCCAGCATTTATGAAAGAAAATAAATTATTAGCTGGCGTTGTAAATGATAGAGATATTGCTGCCAAATTAAACTCTTATTTAAATGAGAAATTTAAAGTGAATAATATTGTACTCAGATCAATGAATAATCAAATCATTTTCGATCACGATAAAACGGATAAAGGCAATGTAAGTTTTGATGTAATTAAATCAGCTTCAATTGATTTCTTAAAAAGAATGGATGGATTTGCGAACGTAATAGATATTTCAAGAATCGCTCAAAGTACAATGCCTGAAATTCAAAAAACGATGATTACCAACGGTTATAATGCTCGTAGAAGTGGGGATCTTTATTACATTCTAAATCCAAATTGGTTTAATGGCGGCAATACAGGCACAACGCATGGAAGCTGGAATCCTTATGATTCTCATATTCCATTGGTATTTATGGGTTGGGGAATTAAACAAGGTTCTTCAAATAAAACGCATTATATGACAGATATTTCAGCAACATTAGCCGCACTGTTACATATTCAAATGCCTAATGGATGTGTTGGAGAGCCAATAACAGAAATAACAAGTAAATAGGAAACCAAGTTGTTTTACATATAATGCCTCCAAAAGTTTAACACTTTTGGAGGCATTTTTATTATTTGTATACGCCATAAAAAAATAATCTAATTATAAGTTATGACTACATTTGCTTACCAAATATTAATAAAATGAAGCATGATCCTTCAATTTGGTATGCTTAATAATCCGCTGATATGCAACAACTAGAAATATACAAGCCTAAAAATAAAATCCGATTTGTAACCGCTGCCGCTCTATTTGACGGACATGATGCAACTATAAATATCATGCGTCGAATTCTTCAAAGTTCAGGTGCTGAAGTAATTCATTTGGGTCATAATCGTTCAGTTGATGAAGTTGTAAATTGTGCCATTCAAGAAGATGTGCAGGGAATCGCCATGACTTCCTATCAAGGTGGCCATATAGAATATTTTAAATATATGCATGATCTTTTAAAAGAAAAGGGTTCGGGTCATATCAAGATATTTGCTGGAGGTGGTGGCGTTATCTTACCTTCTGAAATTGAAGAGCTTCAAAATTATGGTATAGAAAAAATATATTCTCCTGATGATGGTAGGAAAATGGGTTTACAAGGTATGATTAACGACATGTTAATTAAGAGTGATTTTGTAACTAAATCAGAAATTACCAACGAGTTAGATACCATTCCAAAAATGGATGTTAAAGCAATTGCTAGCGCAATAACTGTAGCAGAAAATGATCCGGAAGGTGCTCAACTTTTCGTTGATAAATTAAAAAAATTATCTCGAAATCATAAATCTCCAGTTTTAGGAATCACCGGAACAGGTGGTGCAGGTAAATCATCTTTGGTTGATGAGCTTGTTCGAAGATTTTTAGTTGAAGTGAAGGATAAAACCTTAGCCATAATTTCTATTGATCCATCAAAAAGAAAAACTGGCGGTGCACTTTTAGGTGATCGTATTCGAATGAATGCCATCAATAACCCACGGGTTTACATGCGCTCTCTTGCTACCAGACAAGCAAATTTAGCTTTGTCTAAAAATGTACAGGAAAGTATTGATATATGTAAGGCGGCTGGCTATGATTTAATTATCGTGGAAACGTCTGGTATCGGACAATCAGATACTGAAATTACTGAGCATTGCGATGTTTCTTTATACGTAATGACTCCTGAATTTGGTGCAGCTACGCAATTGGAAAAAATTGATATGCTTGATTTTGCAGATTTAGTTGCTATTAATAAATTCGATAAAAGAGGCGCTTTAGATGCTTTACGGGATGTTCGTAAACAATATAAACGCAATCATAATATTTTTGAAGCCACAGATGAGGAGATTCCAGTATATGGAACAATGGCATCGCAATTTAACGATCCAGGAATGAATAATTTATTTGTAGCATTAATGCAGCAAATAAAGGAAAAAACTGGAACAAATTTCAATGCGAAAATGGAACTAACTTCAGATCAATCTGAAAAGATCTATATAATACCTCCAGATCGTATTCGTTACTTAGCAGAAATTGCTGAATCAAGCCAATCGTATAATGAATGGGTAGATAAACAAGCTTTAATTGCAAAAAAAATGTATCAGCTTAAGGGCGTTTTAGATCTAGCTGAAGAAAATAAATCTCTATCATTTGGGGATGGATTAAAAGATGCTTATACATTTTTCGAAGAGCAGTTAGATGGTGAATGTAAACGGCTACTTCGTCAATGGCCAGAAACCAAAAAAGCTTATAAAGAAGAATTTTTTATTTACAATGTCCGTGATAAAGAAATTAAACAACATTTATATTACGAATCACTCTCTAAGCTTCAAATACCAAAGGTATCGCTACCTAGATATGAAGACTTGGGAGATATTTTGCGCTGGCTATTAACAGAAAATTTACCTGGGGAATTCCCTTATGCAGCAGGTGTTTTCCCTTTAAAACGTGAAGGAGAAGATCCGACCAGAATGTTTGCTGGAGAAGGCGGACCAGAACGTACCAATAAAAGATTTCACTATGTTTCATTAGGTCAACCTGCGCATCGCCTTTCTACGGCTTTTGATTCGGTTACACTTTATGGTGAAGACCCTCATATTCGTCCTGATATTTATGGAAAAATAGGGAACTCAGGAGTAAGCATTGCCACGTTGGATGACGCAAAAAAACTATATTCAGGGTTTGATCTTTGCTCGTCATCTACTTCAGTATCTATGACAATAAATGGCCCAGCTCCTATGCTCTTGGGTTTCTTTATGAATGTAGCAATTGATCAGCAATGTGAGAAATATATTATTGAGAATGAACTAAAAGAAGAAGTTGCAGCAAAAATTATATCCATTTATAAACATAAAAAGGTTGAGAGGCCTAAATATAGCGGCGAATTACCAGAAGGTAATGATGGCTTAGGGCTGATGCTTTTGGGCGTAACGGGTGATGAGGTTTTGCCACTTGACGTTTATAATGTCGTGAAGGCAAAAGCAATTAGTGCTGTTCGTGGTACGGTTCAAGCTGATATTTTAAAAGAAGATCAAGCCCAAAACACTTGTATTTTCTCTACAGAGTTTGCTTTAAGAATGATGGGCGACATCCAGAAATATTTTATCGATGAAAAGGTTAGAAACTTCTATTCTGTTTCAATTTCAGGATATCATATTGCCGAAGCAGGAGCAAATCCAATTTCTCAACTGGCTTTTACGCTAAGTAATGGTTTCACATTTGTAGAATATTATCTAAGCAGAGGAATGCATATTGATGATTTTGCACCAAACTTATCTTTCTTCTTCTCTAACGGAACTGATCCCGAATATGCAGTAATTGGTCGGGTTGCTCGTAGGATTTGGGCAAAAGCCATTAAAAATAAGTATAAAGGAAACGATAGATCTCAGAAATTAAAATATCATATTCAAACATCCGGACGTTCACTACATGCTCAAGAAATCGACTTTAATGATATCCGTACTACTTTACAAGCCCTATACGCAATATATGATAATTGTAATTCCCTACATACCAATGCATATGATGAAGCAATTACGACCCCAACTGAGGAATCTGTGCGTAGAGCAATGGCTATCCAATTAATTATCAATCGCGAATTAGGGTTAGCAAAAAATGAAAATCCTTTACAAGGTGCTTTTATTATTGAAGAATTAACGGATCTTGTTGAAAATGCTGTTTTGACAGAATTTAAACGGATTAATGATCGCGGAGGTGTATTAGGAGCAATGGAAACGATGTATCAACGCAGCAAGATACAAGAAGAAAGCCTGTATTATGAAACATTGAAACATAATGGAGAATATCCTATAATTGGTGTAAATACATTTTTAAACAAAAAGGGATCTCCAACGATTGTTCCGAGTGAAATAATTCGTGCTACTGAAGAAGAAAAGCAATATCAGATAAACACACTAAAGAAATTTCAAAATCGTAATGTAGATAAGGCTCCAAATCTTTTAAAGCAGTTACAAAAATCAGCAATTGCTGGTGATAATATTTTTGAGCAACTTATGGAAGTATGCAAGGTTTGCTCTCTTGGTCAAATAAGTAATGCCTTGTACGAAGTTGGTGGGCAATACCGAAGAAATATGTAAATAAAAAATCCTGTTTCTTTAAGGGAAACAGGATATATATTTTATGACAAAAGACGAATCTTAACCAGCAATCCAGCTAAATTTATAATCCATAGTTGGATTTTTCATTCGCTCTGCAACACGCAATAAACGAGATGGTAACGCCATAATGTAGTCTCTGGCTCTTTCACCCGCTTCATCTAAATCACGCATTCCTTCAATTTTCCAATCAATAATCAACTGTTGCATGATTTCAACGTAATCTACCGCAGTATATACACCAAGGCGTTGTGCAGCATCAGTAAAATGGCCAAAAGTTTGACCTATCTTTAAACCAACTTCTCTTAAAAAGTGCGCAGGCATAACGATTTTCTTACGCATCATATCTTCAAACGCTAACATTGCTTCATTAGGATCAACTTCAAAAATACGATTCATAAAGTCTTTGTAAGCTTTAGCATGCCTTGCTTCATCAGATGCAATTACACCACACATTTTCGACAACAAAGTATCTCCATCTCTCTTCGCTAATGAAGCTACTCTTCTATGAGAAACGTTTGTGGCCAATTCTTGGAAAGAAGTATATATAAAATTGCGATAAGGGTCGTGACCTGTTCCTATATCGAAACCATCAGCAATAAGATATTGCGTTGATATCTCCATTTGGCGCATGTCAACACGACCAGATAAATAAAGATATTTATTTAATAAATCACCATGACGATTTTCTTCAGCCGTCCAATGACGAACCCACTTCATCCAGCCACCTTCTTCATCTTTGCTTTGACCATCAACCATAACTAACCAAGATTCATAAGTTGGAAGAGCCTCTTCAGTAATGGTATCACCGATTAAAACGGCAACTAAATCATATGAAAGATCTTTTGCGTTATCTCTTAAAACTCTGATATCCTGATAAAAAGTTTCGCTTGTAGAATCTGGCAGGAAATCAGATGGTTGCCAATTGGTATCAATTGGTTTCAAATAAGTATTCATTGACTCCAGCATATATTTTTCAATATGCAACATCACTTCCCTCCTTTTATCTGCAAAAAAACTCATTTTGTTATATATATTGTTATACACAAAGATAACCAAAAAATGTTGATTATGTTTAAACAACATTTATTTATTAACGTTAGCTACTACTGATATAATTAAAAATAAAAATAATTTTGCCGATATTTTAAGTACAATCGTTCATTGTATACTTAACCAATTTATATTAAAGTTCAGTTTCTATTTTAATATTAAGCCGATAAAGATTTGTTCTTTACTTATAAATAATTTTCATTCATTCTCTATGGACTTGTTTAGTTTTTAAGCTTTGCGAAATGATAATGCAACCCAAAAAGTATTCCTACCTTCTATCGGTTTTCCAATCTTGGTTTTAACCTCGATCCGACTTCCGTTTTCCCTTAATCTACTTAACTTCTTAATGATAGTCTTAATATGATACGGCATAGTACATCAGCAAATTCAGATTGTGCTGGACTATATGAAAGGGATGGGTGATTAATGTTTTAGATAAACATAGTATAACTGATAAAATGCTGC is drawn from Pedobacter mucosus and contains these coding sequences:
- a CDS encoding methylmalonyl-CoA mutase family protein: MQQLEIYKPKNKIRFVTAAALFDGHDATINIMRRILQSSGAEVIHLGHNRSVDEVVNCAIQEDVQGIAMTSYQGGHIEYFKYMHDLLKEKGSGHIKIFAGGGGVILPSEIEELQNYGIEKIYSPDDGRKMGLQGMINDMLIKSDFVTKSEITNELDTIPKMDVKAIASAITVAENDPEGAQLFVDKLKKLSRNHKSPVLGITGTGGAGKSSLVDELVRRFLVEVKDKTLAIISIDPSKRKTGGALLGDRIRMNAINNPRVYMRSLATRQANLALSKNVQESIDICKAAGYDLIIVETSGIGQSDTEITEHCDVSLYVMTPEFGAATQLEKIDMLDFADLVAINKFDKRGALDALRDVRKQYKRNHNIFEATDEEIPVYGTMASQFNDPGMNNLFVALMQQIKEKTGTNFNAKMELTSDQSEKIYIIPPDRIRYLAEIAESSQSYNEWVDKQALIAKKMYQLKGVLDLAEENKSLSFGDGLKDAYTFFEEQLDGECKRLLRQWPETKKAYKEEFFIYNVRDKEIKQHLYYESLSKLQIPKVSLPRYEDLGDILRWLLTENLPGEFPYAAGVFPLKREGEDPTRMFAGEGGPERTNKRFHYVSLGQPAHRLSTAFDSVTLYGEDPHIRPDIYGKIGNSGVSIATLDDAKKLYSGFDLCSSSTSVSMTINGPAPMLLGFFMNVAIDQQCEKYIIENELKEEVAAKIISIYKHKKVERPKYSGELPEGNDGLGLMLLGVTGDEVLPLDVYNVVKAKAISAVRGTVQADILKEDQAQNTCIFSTEFALRMMGDIQKYFIDEKVRNFYSVSISGYHIAEAGANPISQLAFTLSNGFTFVEYYLSRGMHIDDFAPNLSFFFSNGTDPEYAVIGRVARRIWAKAIKNKYKGNDRSQKLKYHIQTSGRSLHAQEIDFNDIRTTLQALYAIYDNCNSLHTNAYDEAITTPTEESVRRAMAIQLIINRELGLAKNENPLQGAFIIEELTDLVENAVLTEFKRINDRGGVLGAMETMYQRSKIQEESLYYETLKHNGEYPIIGVNTFLNKKGSPTIVPSEIIRATEEEKQYQINTLKKFQNRNVDKAPNLLKQLQKSAIAGDNIFEQLMEVCKVCSLGQISNALYEVGGQYRRNM
- a CDS encoding acyl-ACP desaturase, whose translation is MSFFADKRREVMLHIEKYMLESMNTYLKPIDTNWQPSDFLPDSTSETFYQDIRVLRDNAKDLSYDLVAVLIGDTITEEALPTYESWLVMVDGQSKDEEGGWMKWVRHWTAEENRHGDLLNKYLYLSGRVDMRQMEISTQYLIADGFDIGTGHDPYRNFIYTSFQELATNVSHRRVASLAKRDGDTLLSKMCGVIASDEARHAKAYKDFMNRIFEVDPNEAMLAFEDMMRKKIVMPAHFLREVGLKIGQTFGHFTDAAQRLGVYTAVDYVEIMQQLIIDWKIEGMRDLDEAGERARDYIMALPSRLLRVAERMKNPTMDYKFSWIAG